In the Synergistaceae bacterium DZ-S4 genome, TTCGGCATACAGTCCGACATAACAGAATCTAAGCAGACAGAAGAAAACCTGATCAAATACCGTAACGAACTTGTAAGAATCTCCGGACTTTACAAGATAGTCTCAGAGAACATAGGCGATATTATTTTTGTTTACAACGTAGACAAATTTAAATTTACATACATCAGCCCATCCATCTACAGTGTCTTAGGTCATTCATCCGATGATTATCTTGTAATCAGAATTGAAGATATTGTCAGCCCTGCGTATAGGAATACTGTTTATGAGTCAATCAAATCCTCTGTAAAAAAATTGGGAGAGGATCCGGAATCAGTCAAGAATCAATATTTTCAGATCAAATATATGCATAAAGACGGGCATGACGTCTGGTGTGAGACGGTCGTAAGTTTCAGGCGCAACGATGAACACGAAGTTGAAGTGCTCGGACGGATAAGGGATATCACAGAGAGTAAAAAAAATGAGGAAGAGATCGACTTTATAAGCTTCCACGACATGGAGACCGGTCTTATGAACCGTGCCGCATTGCGCAAGATGGAAATCGAATCAGATACTCAGGGCTTAGACAGCCTCTATTCGGTAATTCACCTTGATATAGATAATTTCAGTTCTGTGAAATATTACTACAACGATAAAACCCTCAACATGATCCTCAAAGAGTTTGCGAATTTGATCCAAAGCGAAACAGAGGGGAAATGCCTCCTTTTCCGTTACGGAGGAGATGAATTTATATTGTTGGTACCCTCACGTGATATTAATGTTCTGGAATCAATATCGGAAAAACTGTTTAATAAAATTTCAAAAAGAATAAAAATCGGCGATGAGGTTGTTGTCCTTTCCGTAAGCATTGGAGCGGCGGCGGCTGAAGAAAACATGCTCCTGAGCCAGACCATTAAAAATGCCTCTGCTGCCCTTTATATTTCGAAAAAAACGAAGAATACGGTAACATTTTATGAGCCTGAGATGGAACAGATCAAGAGCAGAGAGGTCATACTCCAAAACGATCTTAAACAGGCCATTGGAAGGGACCAGTTTGAACTATACTACCAACCGATCGTTAATATTGGCTCGCCCCTTATAGATCAGGCAGAGGCACTGATCAGATGGAAACACCACCGTTACGGCATGATATCTCCGCTGGATTTCATTCCCATGGCAGAGAGAAGCGGGATGATAGTACCGATCACTGAGTGGGTGGTTAATGAGGCATGCAGGCAGGCTGCTCAGTGGAGAGCAAAAGGCATCATAGATTTTACAGTTAGCATCAACATGTCGCTGGTCTACCTTGAAAAAAGAAGAGAGAGCCTTGTTGATTTTATGACGAAAACTGTAAAAGAACATGACATTTTGCCGTCAAACATCAAGATAGAGATAACGGAGAGCTCTCTGACTAATCAGCCTGATGAAGTGATCAGAACATTCGAGGAGCTTAAAAAAGAAGGATTCGAACTTGCGCTCGATGACTTCGGAACAGGTTACTCCACATTTTCTACGATGCTGGATCTGCCTCTGGACGTTGTAAAACTTGACCGTTCATTTACACTGGGCATTGAAAAGGACGAAAAGAAGCAGCGGGTCGCCGAGTCTATGATCAATATATTCAACGAAATGGGACTGGAGGTCATAGCCGAAGGTGTTGAAACAGAGGCTCAGCTAAGTTATATGAGAAAGTATGGCTGCAGGCTTATCCAAGGTTATATCTTCAGCAAACCTCTCCCGGCAGATAAGTTCTTTGACTACTTGAAGTCCGTTAAAGAGAACGGCATAGACATTTTGCAGGACAAAGATTTTGAGGTACCTGCAGAGATCAAAATAGAATGGAGATCCGGCTGCAGAAGCGGAGACCACCAGATCGACCGTCAGCACAGGGCTCTGATCTCTTCGGCAAACAGTATAATCAACCTTTTACTCAAGGATGGAAGCAGGGATACCATTCTCACTCTGCTGGAAAACCTTAACGCAGAAATATCGGATCATTTCAGATATGAAGAAGATGTGATGCTGAAAGTCGGTTTCCCTGAAAGGGAAAGGATAGCAGAAGAGCATAAGGAAATTTTAAAAAAATTTGACGCATATCTGAACGGATACAAGTGCCCCGATGAAAAGGACCGGTCATATTATTTCCTTGTTTTGTTTGAGGATATTCTCGGTCACATGATCAAATGGGACAGGAAATTCTTTTCATATACAGGAAAAACGATATAACAGGAATTAAGTAAAGCGATCCAAGGTGAATTCAGAGACATAGGGGGGATCCAATTATCAGGACTCCCCCGTTTTGATCGCCTATCTCTCTATTGAGATGTACTCCTTATCCAGGTATTCGGATACCGTTTCGATCAGTTCCTCTTCCTGCTCGGGCAGGAAGGTGAAGGGCCAGAGCGGCTGATCACCGTGGAAAATGGCGTAGATCTTTTTTCCCTTATTAAGGATGATGCGCGCATCGCTTATTTCATCCCATGAGGCCCTCTGAAGCTTCCTCTGCCCCCAGAATGAAGTTTCTTTCGTGACACCGTTCTCGTCTATGTACATCCTGCGTTCGTAGCCTGATACATATATCATCACGGCGCCTACAAAGATGGGGATGAATACGGTCTTCATCGAACCTCCGGAGATGAAGCTGCTCATTCCCATCCCTGTAAAAAGGATACCTGCCCCTGTAGAGACCAGCTTCATCCACAGAGGAAGCTTTGTTCCCGGAACGCCCTGTAAGGTTTTGGGCATGGATCTACTTGGCGGCTGCGGGAGCCGGTACTCCTCCGAGGTTTTTTAGTGCCTCTTCGTCTATGTTGACACTGAACTTTGCCTGAAGCTCCTTAAGCTCATTTTCAAGATACTGCTTCTGAAGTCCCTGGACAGCTCTTTCGGCCGATTCCTCAAAGGATAGCTGTTTTCCCGGGCGGCGTTCCGTTACCTCAATGATGTGCCATCCGTAGTCGCTCTTGACAGGTCCGACGAGTGAACCGACCGATGCTCCTTCGATCGCGGCTTCCACAGGTGCGACCATCATGCCCTTTTCTACCCAGCCGAGGTCTCCGCCGTTCTTTGCGCTGTTGGGGTCACGGCTGTATTCCGAGGCCACTTTTGCAAAATCCTTGGTCTTGTAGACTTCCAGTGCCGCATTCAGGGCGTCTCCCTCTGTCTGTGACAGGATGTGCCTTGTATGCGCACCCGGTTTCTGATAGAACTCCTCTTTATGTGTGTCATAGTAATTCCTGACGGCCTTTTCGCTCATGTCCCATTTTGATGCGTTCTGTTCAAAGTATCCCTGCATCAGTATCTGCATCGTCTGCCATTTGATCTGGAATGCGATGTCGGGGCGTGCTTCAAGTCCCTTACTCCTGGCCGCCTCCGCGAAGAGGAGTGCGTGAGCCATCTGGTTGACCAGGTCCACTCTCTCCGGAAGTGTCGACTGCGCAAGCATGAGGCCCACCATCATCTGGTTGCCTCCTGTCGTCGTGGCCATGAGATTCAGTACTTCTTTTTCGTCGAGAGTCGACGTTCCGACTGTAAGTACCGGTTTGTCGGCAGCCATGGCAGCCGAAGCGGCAACTAAGACAACAAATGAAAAGAGTGCGATCAACTTTGTGACTTTCTTGAAAGACATAACAAAAACCCCTCCTGCGATCTTCCCTGATATTTTAAAAACAGAACAAATGCTATCACAAAAAACAAAAACCCGAGAGGATAAAATTACATATCATCCTCCCGGGCTTTTTTATCTTCTCAGGTCACTTTTTTTCCGTCTCAAATTTCAGCTCACCGTCAGTGACAGAGACAGAAACTTTTTCTCCTGCTCTTACAGTCCCTTCCAGCATCAGGTTGGAAAGTGAGTCCTCCACCATTTTCTGGATAGCCCTGCGAAGCGGCCTGGCTCCGTACTGCGGGTCATACCCCTTCTCCAGCAGCAGTTTTTTGGCGTCTTCGTCCGCTTCCAGAGTTATGCCGCACTCAGAGGTCCTTGATTTCACCTCGTCGAGCATTATGTCCACTATTTTCAGGAGCTCTTCCCTGCCCAGCAGATCAAACACTATGATCTCATCCACCCTGTTCATGAACTCGGGCCTGAAGGCACTCTTCGCAGCTTCCAGAACTGTTGATTTCATCCTGGCTGTATCCATGCCCCCGGCAGAGCCTTCGGTCTCTGCGAATCCCATGCTTCTCCCCTTCATTGCCTCGCTTATTCCGATATTGCTCGTCATGATGATCACAGCGTTCCTGAAATCAGTCAGGTGTCCCTGTCCGTCGGTCAGCCTTCCGTCTTCAAGGAGCTGGAGAAGCATGTTGAATACATCGGGGTGAGCCTTTTCGATCTCGTCGAAAAGGACGACGGAGTAGGGACGGCGTCTTATCGCCTCAGTAAGTTTGCCGCCTTCCTCGTAACCTATGTATCCGGGGGGCGCTCCGATAAGCTTGGCAGCTTCGTGCCTCTCCATAAATTCACTCATGTCAAGCCTTATCATCGCATCCTCGCTTCCGAACATGAACTCGGCGAGAGACCTGGCCATCTCAGTCTTTCCTACTCCTGTCGGACCAAGGAACATAAAGCTCCCCACGGGCCGTTTGGGGTCTTTCATGCCGCTCCGTGACCTTCTGATAGCACGGGCTACCGCGTGGATCGCCTCGTCCTGACCTACCAGCCTCTGCTTTATCTCATCTTCCATCCTGAGAAGCCTGCGGCTCTCCTCTTCGGTGAGCTGGGTTACAGGGATGCCGGTCCATTCAGAGACGATCTTCGCGATGTCCTCAGCCTTAACGTCAGGGGTGAACTGGTTCCGGGACTCGGTCCAGCTCTTCCGCCATTCCGCTATGCGTGCGATCAGTTCCTTTTCCTGGTCCCTGAGATCAGCCGCCTTTTCAAACTCCTGAGAACCGACAGCCGCCTCTTTTTCCCTGCGGATATCCCCTACGCTCCTCTCCAGCGCCTTGAGGTCATCGGGGACTTCGAGCGTCAGTATCCTCGCCCTTGCGGATGCTTCGTCGATGAGGTCTATAGCCTTGTCAGGCAGGAACCTGTCTGTTATATACCTCTGAGAAAGCTTTGCGGCGGCTTCGAGCGCATCATCCGTTATCTTGACTCTGTGATGTGCCTCGTAGTTGTCCCTCAGCCCTTTCAATATCCTTACCGTGTCCTCTTCCGACGGTTCTTCCACCTGAACGGGCTGAAAACGTCTTTCAAGGGCTGCGTCCTTTTCTATGTACTTTCTGTACTCGGTTATCGTAGTCGCGCCTATCACCTGGAATTCTCCCCTTGAAAGGCTCGGCTTGATTATGTTCGCCGCGTCAACAGCTCCTTCGGCCCCTCCGGCTCCGACAAGGGTATGTATCTCGTCAATGAAGAGAATGACCTTTTTGGCTTCCCTTACCTCTTTTACGATCTTGCGCATGCGCTCTTCAAATTCGCCCCTGTACTTTGTACCGGCAACAAGATTTGCTACGTTGAGCTGCATTACCCGTTTGTCTTTCAATATCTCCGGGATCTCCCCCGAGACTATCCTCTGGGCAAGCCCCTCCGCTATGGCGGTCTTTCCCACTCCGGGCTCGCCTATCAGCACAGGGTTGTTCTTTGTCCGGCGCGAAAGTATCTGGACAACTCTCTGTATCTCTTTGTCCCTTCCTATGACCGGGTCAAGTTCCCTGTTCCTGGCCATCCCGGTGAGGTCTATCCCTATCTGGTCAAGGGTGGGAGTCCTGCTCTGCGTCCGGCCTTCAGCCCTTTGAGGCGCATCGTCGGTCTTCAGAGGGTCAAGGTCGGGGTCTGACTGGTTTCCGCTTAATATGTTCCTGATCATCATCCGGGTCCTGGGCAGATCCATGCCGTGGGATGCCAGAAGCTGTGCAGCCATCCCCTCTCCTTCCGCAAGGATGCCCAGAAGGATATGTTCGGTCCCTATGTAATTGACGCTCATCTTCCTGGCTTCCCTCATGGAAAGATCGATCACAAGCTTCGCTCTCGGGCTTGACGGAAGGTCAACAGGCTGACTTCTCGGCCTGCCGGTCCCTATCAGGCTCTCTATTTCAGCTTTCAGCACTTCGGGATGCAGGCCGTAGTTTGAAAGGATCTGTGTCACTATACCGTCAGCATCATCAAGAAGTCCCAGAAGTATATGCTCTGTTCCGACCACCTCGTGTCCAAGGCGCAAAGCCTCACTATGGGCAAGCTGGAATACTCTCTTGCCCCTTTCAGTAAAATTCTGCCACATCCGGGTCACGCATCCTTTTCTTTTTCTGTCTTGTCTTCCATATCTTTTATCTGATCTCTGATCTGTGCGGCGAGTTCGTAGTTCTCGACCCTGACCGCAGCGCACATCTCATCCTTCAGAACGGACAGCCTGTCTCTTTGCACAGCAGGGGCAACGGCCGAAGCGTTTTCGGCACGCGGGACCTTTTCTGCACATTTATTATCTTTGCGGGCAAACATTGACATTGAAATGGGTCCCCCGCAGTGAGGGCAGGCAAGTTCCGTCTCATCGTCGGAGCTGCCTCCGGCGATCGCAGGGAATATCAGATCTTTCAAAGCTTCCTGAAGATCCAGGATCCCTTCAAGCGAGAATGTCATTTTCATCATCTTTGTGGCCTCGTCAAACGGTATGACCTCTTTGGCGCACTCTCTGCAAAGACAGTCCACCACACGTCTTCCGTTTACGATCCTCATAAGATGTATCTCGGCTTTATTTACACCGCAGCGTTCGCACAGCATTTGGATCACCTCATCCGAGCGCAAGGCTCGTAAGTATTTTTTTCAGCAGCTCGGCTCTCATGAGATCCCGTCTGTAAGGCGAGACATCGAAGAGCGACCTTCCGTTTTCCTCCTGACTTCTCAGCGCTACCTCGATGATAAGGCGTTCCCTTGGGGATATGACGTCTCTGTTCTGCAGATTTACCAGGAGCTTTCTTGATTCCTGTTCTGTGATCGCATTCCCGACAAGGTCAGCGAGATGCACCACCTCTTCATCACAGTTGTTGAATGTCAGCTGGATAACTTTAATATAACCATGTCCGCCTCTCTGGCTTTCCACAAGAAACCCGTTCTCAGGGGCGAACCGGCTTCTCAGCACATAATTGATCTGACTGGGAACACACCCGAACCTTTCGGCCAGATCCTTTCTCCTGAGAGATACCTCGCCTTCTTCGTTTTCATCCAGAAGCTGAGCGATGTATTCCTCGATGATCTTTGTAAGGCTTGATGACGGCAGGGACATTCGAGTCACTCCATTTCTTTGAACTGCAGTGATTATATAATTTTGGTCAGTATAAGTCAAGAATAATGGAACAAAAGAGGCATTTTGCGCAGGGGCGATGATGTAGGGGGATCATAAAAAAAGCCCGACTGAGGCGGGCTGAAGGGGATCAAAGGAAACCTGCTCCGGTGTTTGGACAGTGAAACTCTATTTTATGCTTTCTCCGACCCTGTCTTCTTTGCCTTCGATCAGTCTCTGTATATTGCTCTTGTGCCGCCAGGCTGAAAGGGCAGCAAGAAAGAGTCCCGCCAAATAAAATGGACGCGGCATCCCGAACAGAGGCATGAGAAGGGCGGAAGTGAAGAGAGCAGCAATGGAGGCTACGCAGACATATCTTGTCGTCTTCATCACGGCATACCATACAGCTCCTCCGATCAGGGCAGGCAGAGGATCAAAGAAATCATAAAAAGCCAAAACGCCGAATGTTGTTGCTACGCCTTTGCCGCCCCTCCAGCCAAGCCACACAGGATAGTTATGGCCAAGCACGGAGCAGACGCCAGTCAGCGCGAGTATGGTATCATTATCTGTAAAGAACGAAGCCAGCAATACAGCCAAGCCGCCCTTGAGCATGTCAAAGACCGCAACAGCTATGGCCCACTTCTTCCCCAGCACCCTGCCTGTGTTGGTAGCCCCGATGTTTCCTGACCCCAGGTCGCGGATGTCCTGCCCCTTAAGCATTTTTACCGCAAGGTAGCCCGTAGGGCACGAACCTGCAAGATATCCGAAAATAAGCCAGAATACCGGCATCCGATCACCTCCCGTCAAAGCCTGTTCAAAGAGACTAAAAAAGCGCCATCCCGAATAAACGGAACGGCGCCCGACATTTTCAGAGAGCTATCTCTTGAGGGCAGTCACCACATCGTTTGTGATATCG is a window encoding:
- a CDS encoding EAL domain-containing protein, giving the protein MEKFNNAAGVKCNENFSYSNFLNFFHMIKEFLFILNMDGKILQVNRTVLERLGYSEEELYGSSVLLVHPEERREEARRYVEEMLEGKREFCPISLLGRDGSRVPVETRVSRGEWDGKPVLFGVSKDMSDLKLSEEKFSKAFEASGALMAISDEKEGVYIDVNRTFCETLGYAKEEVIGKSSKDLNLFVDYSDRGRVLDNLARNGHVGYAEVSVRCRDGRILTGCFNVEKIYIADRACILTTMNDLTEIKKMEEEIRKYNEQLEILVREEVRQRDLVDHELKNQEHLTDLLFEQPSVGIFFMMLDKPVFWNDSVDKEKVLDYVFEHQKITRVNKAMLEQYRTTTSDFIGKTPNLLFAHNIEHGRNVWKDFFDKGYHEYETDEKRFDGSNMTVKGQYVCIYDKNGRIIGHFGIQSDITESKQTEENLIKYRNELVRISGLYKIVSENIGDIIFVYNVDKFKFTYISPSIYSVLGHSSDDYLVIRIEDIVSPAYRNTVYESIKSSVKKLGEDPESVKNQYFQIKYMHKDGHDVWCETVVSFRRNDEHEVEVLGRIRDITESKKNEEEIDFISFHDMETGLMNRAALRKMEIESDTQGLDSLYSVIHLDIDNFSSVKYYYNDKTLNMILKEFANLIQSETEGKCLLFRYGGDEFILLVPSRDINVLESISEKLFNKISKRIKIGDEVVVLSVSIGAAAAEENMLLSQTIKNASAALYISKKTKNTVTFYEPEMEQIKSREVILQNDLKQAIGRDQFELYYQPIVNIGSPLIDQAEALIRWKHHRYGMISPLDFIPMAERSGMIVPITEWVVNEACRQAAQWRAKGIIDFTVSINMSLVYLEKRRESLVDFMTKTVKEHDILPSNIKIEITESSLTNQPDEVIRTFEELKKEGFELALDDFGTGYSTFSTMLDLPLDVVKLDRSFTLGIEKDEKKQRVAESMINIFNEMGLEVIAEGVETEAQLSYMRKYGCRLIQGYIFSKPLPADKFFDYLKSVKENGIDILQDKDFEVPAEIKIEWRSGCRSGDHQIDRQHRALISSANSIINLLLKDGSRDTILTLLENLNAEISDHFRYEEDVMLKVGFPERERIAEEHKEILKKFDAYLNGYKCPDEKDRSYYFLVLFEDILGHMIKWDRKFFSYTGKTI
- a CDS encoding peptidylprolyl isomerase yields the protein MSFKKVTKLIALFSFVVLVAASAAMAADKPVLTVGTSTLDEKEVLNLMATTTGGNQMMVGLMLAQSTLPERVDLVNQMAHALLFAEAARSKGLEARPDIAFQIKWQTMQILMQGYFEQNASKWDMSEKAVRNYYDTHKEEFYQKPGAHTRHILSQTEGDALNAALEVYKTKDFAKVASEYSRDPNSAKNGGDLGWVEKGMMVAPVEAAIEGASVGSLVGPVKSDYGWHIIEVTERRPGKQLSFEESAERAVQGLQKQYLENELKELQAKFSVNIDEEALKNLGGVPAPAAAK
- a CDS encoding ATP-dependent Clp protease ATP-binding subunit: MWQNFTERGKRVFQLAHSEALRLGHEVVGTEHILLGLLDDADGIVTQILSNYGLHPEVLKAEIESLIGTGRPRSQPVDLPSSPRAKLVIDLSMREARKMSVNYIGTEHILLGILAEGEGMAAQLLASHGMDLPRTRMMIRNILSGNQSDPDLDPLKTDDAPQRAEGRTQSRTPTLDQIGIDLTGMARNRELDPVIGRDKEIQRVVQILSRRTKNNPVLIGEPGVGKTAIAEGLAQRIVSGEIPEILKDKRVMQLNVANLVAGTKYRGEFEERMRKIVKEVREAKKVILFIDEIHTLVGAGGAEGAVDAANIIKPSLSRGEFQVIGATTITEYRKYIEKDAALERRFQPVQVEEPSEEDTVRILKGLRDNYEAHHRVKITDDALEAAAKLSQRYITDRFLPDKAIDLIDEASARARILTLEVPDDLKALERSVGDIRREKEAAVGSQEFEKAADLRDQEKELIARIAEWRKSWTESRNQFTPDVKAEDIAKIVSEWTGIPVTQLTEEESRRLLRMEDEIKQRLVGQDEAIHAVARAIRRSRSGMKDPKRPVGSFMFLGPTGVGKTEMARSLAEFMFGSEDAMIRLDMSEFMERHEAAKLIGAPPGYIGYEEGGKLTEAIRRRPYSVVLFDEIEKAHPDVFNMLLQLLEDGRLTDGQGHLTDFRNAVIIMTSNIGISEAMKGRSMGFAETEGSAGGMDTARMKSTVLEAAKSAFRPEFMNRVDEIIVFDLLGREELLKIVDIMLDEVKSRTSECGITLEADEDAKKLLLEKGYDPQYGARPLRRAIQKMVEDSLSNLMLEGTVRAGEKVSVSVTDGELKFETEKK
- a CDS encoding UvrB/UvrC motif-containing protein produces the protein MLCERCGVNKAEIHLMRIVNGRRVVDCLCRECAKEVIPFDEATKMMKMTFSLEGILDLQEALKDLIFPAIAGGSSDDETELACPHCGGPISMSMFARKDNKCAEKVPRAENASAVAPAVQRDRLSVLKDEMCAAVRVENYELAAQIRDQIKDMEDKTEKEKDA
- a CDS encoding CtsR family transcriptional regulator; its protein translation is MSLPSSSLTKIIEEYIAQLLDENEEGEVSLRRKDLAERFGCVPSQINYVLRSRFAPENGFLVESQRGGHGYIKVIQLTFNNCDEEVVHLADLVGNAITEQESRKLLVNLQNRDVISPRERLIIEVALRSQEENGRSLFDVSPYRRDLMRAELLKKILTSLALG
- the plsY gene encoding glycerol-3-phosphate 1-O-acyltransferase PlsY, with amino-acid sequence MPVFWLIFGYLAGSCPTGYLAVKMLKGQDIRDLGSGNIGATNTGRVLGKKWAIAVAVFDMLKGGLAVLLASFFTDNDTILALTGVCSVLGHNYPVWLGWRGGKGVATTFGVLAFYDFFDPLPALIGGAVWYAVMKTTRYVCVASIAALFTSALLMPLFGMPRPFYLAGLFLAALSAWRHKSNIQRLIEGKEDRVGESIK